The genomic window GTGGCTCCTGAGATCGCTCAGTAGGCGCTGAGTCGGTCGTATAAACGCATACTTGTCGAGCAGAATCTCAACCCACAGCGACACGCCGAGGCGTCCTTTGGGGATCAGCTTCGCGGGACCGGGAGCCGTGATGATCCCTGGCAGATGCTCACACTGGCAGGCGGGTCGGTAGCGGCGCCGACGGATCTTGCGCTTATAGCCTCGAACCTCGATCTCGATCACTTCAGAGTCTTCGGTGCCCGGAAAGTCATCGAAGGGCAGACCACACCGATCACAATGGCATTGGTCCTGCGCCAAGGCGTACGTTTCTTCCTTCGCGGGCAGATGCGAGGTGTTGCGCCGACCGGGTCCAGGTCGACCAGGCTGCTGGCCGCGGCGGCGCCGGCGCTTGCTGGACGAACCTGTCGTCTCGGACGAAGCGCCACGACCCTTCTCTGAACGACGACCGAAGAGCTGTCGCTCAAGCTCCTTGTTCTTGGCTCGGAGTTGCTCGTTCTCTTCCCGGAGCTTGTCCTCTCTTTCCCGCGCGCGCTGGTGACGCTCTCGCCAGTATCCAGCCTGATGGCGGGCCTCGAAGATCTCAGCCCGCAACGGGCATGCTGCACATGGCCTCGACCCAGGGCGCTT from bacterium includes these protein-coding regions:
- a CDS encoding IS66 family transposase, giving the protein MIEIEVRGYKRKIRRRRYRPACQCEHLPGIITAPGPAKLIPKGRLGVSLWVEILLDKYAFIRPTQRLLSDLRSHDIDLSLGTVTGGLKQLAPVFKPIREEIIRMNLDQLV